The Megalobrama amblycephala isolate DHTTF-2021 linkage group LG13, ASM1881202v1, whole genome shotgun sequence genome contains a region encoding:
- the LOC125243451 gene encoding uncharacterized protein LOC125243451, translating to MDTKKYAVVEFTEDSAVELVPTSWLEETKEGTFCYWTFGNIRQLVKNCTMPDKGKWRRCLIKKIWLRTDSYTKGVQKCRRVVETSNIETEESSTTEKKRAHKKPTRYLSETDSSSDDDSRVFPTENKTLSKPLPPKYKPFSNFQPLDNAEASPPASRLSCMAQPLQAASQLLLEEPQCSSEAATKNYRTKVLQKLQDIAETQQDILAMQRSILAAVAGTVTVTEEGGDILENGPCQTVDELDTLNTELGNKDKRTKLMNYLRSLGGTNSGAAVRKMLRKVASNNVLSAYSLKGKKGKLAFKDLIICDIIIGATQKLFRSLKAADVEDLISMVLKFAPHRHLK from the exons ATGGACACAAAAAAATATGCAGTGGTGGAATTTACAGAGGACAGTGCAGTGGAACTAGTCCCAACCTCGTGGTTGGAAGAGACCAAAGAG ggAACGTTCTGTTACTGGACATTTGGAAACATAAGGCAGCTTGTAAAAAACTGCACAATGCCAGACAAAGGAAAGTGGAGGCGGtgtctaataaaaaaaatctggctAAGAACAG ACTCATACACCAAAGGTGTCCAGAAATGCCGGCGTGTTGTGGAGACCTCAAATATTGAAACAGAGGAAAGCTCCACAACGGAAAAAAAGAGGGCACACAAAAAGCCAACAAGATATCTGTCTGAAACAGATTCCTCCTCAGATG atGATAGCAGAGTTTTCCCAACTGAGAATAAAACCCTTTCAAAACCTCTTCCACCCAAAT ATAAGCCATTCTCCAATTTTCAGCCTCTGGACAATG CAGAAGCATCACCGCCAGCATCCCGGCTATCGTGTATGGCACAACCCCTTCAAG CTGCCTCACAGCTCCTCTTAGAAGAGCCCCAGTGTTCTTCAGAAGCAGCAACAAAGA ACTATCGCACAAAAGTCTTGCAAAAACTGCAAGACATTGCAGAAACCCAGCAAGACATCTTAGCGATGCAAAGAAGCATACTGGCTGCTGTTGCTGGGACGGTGACAGTGACTGAGGAAGGGGGGGACATCCTGGAAAATGGACCATGCCAGACTGTGGATGAGCTGGATACACTAAACACAGAACTGGGAAATAAGGACAAAAGGACCAAGCTG ATGAACTACCTTCGATCGCTTGGAGGAACAAATTCAGGGGCAGCCGTGCGCAAAATGTTGCGCAAGGTTGCATCAAACAACGTCTTGAGTGCCTACAGTTTAAAAGGGAAAAAAGGGAAACTAGCCTTCAAAGACTTAATTATCTGTGATATAATTATAG GAGCAACGCAAAAGCTTTTTAGGTCTTTAAAGGCAGCTGACGTGGAAGACCTTATTTCAATGGTGCTAAAATTTGCCCCACACAGGCATTTAAAATG A